A segment of the Haemorhous mexicanus isolate bHaeMex1 chromosome 3, bHaeMex1.pri, whole genome shotgun sequence genome:
CCTCCACTTTCACTGTAAATAAATGGAAGGGCTTTGCGCTCCAGTTAGTGATATGTAGACCCTCGTTCCCTTCCATCAATGTTCTACCACAGCACAATTCCCCAGAGCTTGCTGCTTGGACTGAACTAACCAAGCAGAAAATCTCTTCATTTTCCTTatctaaagagagaaaaatagttAAGCAATAAAATGTCGCAAGGATCTGTTTGGGAGCGTGTGTTGTAATGTCCTGGAGAAGGAGGCAGGATTAGCTAACATTGCTAATGACACTTGGTGGCTGTGGCTATCAAGTCCAATAGAAATTATTCTAAGGACCTGCAGGTAAGATCAGAGGCAGTCTGCAGATGAAGAGCCCAGCAGCTATTAAAAATGAACCTGTATAAACACATGCATAAACAGAGACACAACCATCTGCATTAAATAGTGGTAATTTTTGAACAAGCATCCTAAGAATGTCAGGAATCCAGAAAATAGAATCTACACCTCTTATTTACCACAAAGGTCACAAAATCAGAACATTTCAAAAATTAACAAGTCATTTACATGCAGTTATTTCTGCTAATGTAAGAGACTAGTCCTACTTTACAGACTTTAAATGAATTCTACAAAATGAATTCTGCAAAATGAATACGAGGGTTTATTGATCACCCTACATACAAGATTGTGCAATAGATCAAGAACTTCACAGCCCTTTTTACACCTTTTATTTCAACATGATATTGTGGTCATTGAGAGAAGAATGTTTTAACTCAAGTAAAAATTTACATGCTTCCATCACATGCTAAagtacaaaaacaaaacaaaaaaaagttactgaaagctttttaaaaagattaaaCTATTTTGAAATACCACCTATTATGCCACCAATTGGTTGCCTTCTTATTGATTTGAGCCCCTTCTGTTTTGAGGTGAGACAGAATTTTGGGTTATGCTATGGCTTGCTGTTTTCCTATAAGACTCCCACCTTGTTCAGCACACATGAAGTGCTTGCTGGTTAAGCAGTTATTCAATACTTTGTAAACTCTTCACAGCTCAAACTAGCTCTGTAGCTTGTTTCTTTCATGTTATTTTTTTGAATGCACTGATAGTCCACTCATGGGCTTGTCTAACATGACCAGATTACCTAAGTGTCCATCTGAATTCTTTGCAAACAAGAATGAACTTATTTCACAGCAGCCCATTTTGCAAACGGTGTATTTTTATTACTTCCACTTTACACAATGGGAAATTGAGGTATGGAAAGATTCATATCAAGTATCTCCAATAAATGTGACTACTCAGAATcctataatattttttttcccagatacTGCTTAAAATATAGATGATACATTGATTTCACCTGTTACTGCAAAAGCTCTGCATTCCTGCAAATCAGATCAAGGTTCTCAAGACAGAGACCTCAAAATAGGGAACATGAAAATGAATGATTGCTTTTGAAAAACCTATTTTAAATGACTGGCTTCTCATCAGACAGGAAATATGCAGAGGCATGAAAAACACCCCTAGTTCATCAGGGTAGCATTCAACTGTCTGCATATGAATCTccttttttattcccatttctaGCACTAGTCATTATGCTTTTTCCACTTTCTTCAATAAACAAGGCAAGGTTCCTTCAGATAATGACAGCTTTAGAAAAACAACTCATCCACAGAATGGAGTCCAACAGAAAGCAATATGGTTTAAACTAAAGGCCAGAATATAAAAAGTGAATGTAAGAATGTCAAGTTGCAAGGGCAACCACCAAAAATTCATGAGGCTTTAACAAGGAAGCAAAGTAAGGAACCTgctcaataaaataaaaatcttaacATAATGCTCAGGTCCAGGGCTGAAATACAATACCCTGTCACTTCACCTAAAATAGAAACCAATAACCCCAGCCCAGAAGCTTATACTTTCCTTTATGGAGAAGTGTGGGAAGGGACTAGGATATACTTGTTGCAAGTAGATTCTGTGGGTATTTCTTGAGAGCCAGAACAGTTAAAAAAATCTCCCGTTCCATTCCAGATCAGCACATGCTCTAACAAGCTGTTTTAAGAAGCAGGGAACACAGGTTCACCAAAAGACTGAGGGAAGTTCTCTGCAAAACAAGTCTTTTCAGGAAAGAGAAAGGCTGTACCTGAAAGAGGAACATTTCTAACcaagaaattcagttttctctATTGCTTTATCATAAAAactgccttttttgtttttctgctcagcAATTACTCTTCTtcaaaaaattgtaattatttttacttttctcttttctttctcacagtGCAGAATAGCCACTACTAATTCATCCTTGTGACTGACACAGCTGGAGCCAAGTTTTCACCAAAATCATCACTGCATCCACAAAATCTACACGAGCACTTATTATACGTTCAAAAGTGCTTGTAAATAAGCACACAAGCAGGATTACAAAATTTATATGCAAAGATGTGGGTTTCCAAGGGGAGCATTTTACCATGACAACATTACAGGTCAAATATGCCTTCAAACGTGCACACATTTTCACTAATTTGTACCTTAATGAAGAATAGAAATGAGTGTTTACCTCAAAAAACATCTGAACCTGGCAGTACCACTGCTTAATGAATAGTTTTAGAAACTGTGGTATGTTTTGCATTTACAATTTTATTGTGGTAAcactcaaaaaaaaccaacatatGTACTTGCATTTCCTAGAAATTCCCCACACACCAGGCTTCCCTCTGTAACTCTTGAATTGtcatatttctgtgtttttaccATGCTCACATGTGTGATGCCAGATGATCTTATGTGGCCACATAATAAAATATCCTACCATATTTCactttctattttatattacaTTGAAGGCCCACCAAGAGTTGTTCTCCCTTTCTTGAGTGTTTATCCCTTAATTAGTCTGTATCATCACATGATATAGCTGGACTGAAAGTTTGGAGTAATTTTTCAGATCAAGTTATTTGGAACAACTCCATTAACCTGTGTTAGAATTTGACCAGCATGCTCTGACAGACACTACTATTTAAAAATGTGTCGGTCAGTGCTGGATTTATACTTCCCACACCTTCAAATATATTAAACATATTGATACTACTCtatcaaaaaacccacaaaacctgAACAACAGAACCATGTCCCAGTAAATTAAAATACCTCAACACGTACAGCAACTGCTCCATGTGTCCTgccaaatgaaacaaaaagagGTCAGCCTGAAAGTCCTGCGTGCTCCTTCTGCTTAACTTCTAGCCCTGGCATACTTTAGGGTACAGCCAGCATGAGGGACCATTCCCCCAGAAGTGGAGGGAAGTGGGGATTGCCTTCCCACCAGCGTCCCAGGTTGGCCAGGGACATCTCAGCAGGCAGGGCACCTGCAGACATTCTATACCCCAGTGCATGTGGAGCTACACTGACTTTCACACTGTAAAATGCACTCTGGCCGGCTGACATGCAGCCTCTGAATGGCTTGGaactggaaaaaaggaaaataactcTACACAAAAAATAACCTAAATGACAAACAACAAAGTCGTGATCCGGGGGCAACAACACTGGAAGTGCCTCTTGCCCCTGCCCGAGGCTCCAGCACCGAGGCTGTGGCTGAGTGTgtgcatatgtatatatatatataaaaaaatgtatGTATGTACAAATGTATATACagatgtgtgtatatatatatatatatatacacacacatttatatatGTAGAAATGAGTGTATATGtgtatacacatatatacatatattacACATACGTATATATGCAGacatttatgtatatatatgtgtctgtatacatatataaatacagaaactctttttcaaaactgtatttaatttcatAATTTAATTTCAGACTTCAAAGCTGAAGTAACGGGGGCTGTAGGAGCCTCCCGCAGGCCCGCAGCGCTTCCCCCGGCCCGCAGTGCCCCCGCCGGCCGCCCAGCGCCGGGACACCCGCGCGGGCCGCCGTGCGCCGGGAGCCGCCATCCTCCCGCTCCGGCGCAGCTCCCCGCCCCTCGGCCGCGTCCCGGCCCCCCCGGCTCCCTGCGGCCGCGCCTCTCCCGGAACACCGCGCCTTGCCCCGGCTCCCGATAAAAAAACGTCAGTTACCAGGAGTGGGGTTCGAACCCACGCGGACATGCGTCCATTGGATCTTAAGTCCAACGCCTTAACCACTCGGCCATCCTGGTGCAGATACTGGGCCCGCTCGCAGCCGCTCCTACATTCATGGCCGCGCTCCCAACCTCCCCCCCGGGCTGCCCCCGACCCTCGGGGGTGCCCCCTCACGCCCCCCCGCCACCGCCGCTCCCTCCCGCCCGCCTTTATTCCCAGCGCGGCGGGCGCCGAGCGCACAGAGCGGCGCGCGCGGGCGGCCTCTCCCGGCGGCGGAAGGCGGGCGGGCAAGGCCGGGCGGGGAGCGCTGCCATGGACCGGGACCAAGACAGAGCTGGGCCGAGCCGGGCCGACCAggcccgccgccgcctccttcCCGCCGCCCGGCGCCGGGCCCTTAGCGGAAGGGGGAGGCGGGGGAGGTGCGCGGCGCTGGCAGGGGCCCGCCCCTGGGGCAGAGAAGGGCGGGCGGCGctgggccgggggcggcgggctGTGCGGGTCTGGGCAGAGCGGGCTCATCCCCCTCAGAGCGGGCAGGCCGTGGTGCCGGCGGGCTCGTCGGGCATGAGAGGCATTGGAGAGGTTGTTCCGATAAGGCACCGACACTTTATTATTTCCGTCCAAGTGTTTCCTGGAATGTATCTTCTGTCGCTCGTAGAAGGAGAACCGAAACCAACGAAGTCCAAAGCTATCAATTATGCTTTATTAGGAGGAAAATTATCGCAGgggaaagatttttttgctgGTCGTCGCTATATGCCGTGTCTACGGAAGCACCTATCGCAATACTCCCGGTTACTGCCTGCCTTGGGACCTCCCCCTTCTTCCCTGCCTCTGAGGGGAAATGGAAAGTGTCGCTTCGCTGACTTTACCCCTGGCACTGGCTCCCGCTCTCGCTGCTATTTTCCAGCGGAGGATACGGACATCCTCCATGGCACCAAACTTTGGCACCTTTGAGGTGTGAGAAACATATTCcacacagcacaggctgaggaTACGGGCCTGTGCCAGcctccagcacaggaggaggCAGGCGGAGGCCGTCTGCTTCCCCACAAGGAGAACAGGAGCACGCTTCCTGCTCGGGTGTTGGACACCCTGGATGTCCCTGCCCCCCCGGCAAGGGGTCTGGGACTCGAATTTGCAGGTGCGGGTGGTGCCTGACCTCCTCAGCTCTTAGTGCTTAGAGATCCCCGGGACACTAGGCATGCTTGTGAGGGAAAACACCATATTTGTTATTCACACCCGGGAGCTCATGAGTAAAAGAACAGCTCTTCCAATGGAACTTGCTATGCCGAATCATTGCCTTGAAATGAGTGGCATGCTGTAGTCCTCTGTTCAGTAGGGTTGTGCCTTTCAGCAAAGTATTGAGTAGAGAAACGCTGTCAGTTaggttttttacttttctgttcACATCTATCACCATTTCTAAGAAACACAGtaaaatgttgctttttcttGTGCAGACTTGGTGCCCTAACAATGTGCGCACAGTGGGGCATGGTGAAGCTGTTGTCTGCTGGCTCTTGCTTGCTTGGGCTCGACCATAATGAAGACACTACATAATATGCTAAAAATGTGGAAGAAGACGGATCTGCTTTTGCCTTCTTCCATATTAGAGAAACAAACAGCATGGCTCCATGTGAAAATCCCATTGCATTGGAAATTTATTAACCAGAATCACCACATACAGTATCTATTAAATTACACTGTTTCCTGCCTTCATTATATTTGTGATACCTTCCTAGAGATAGAAACACAACCCCATATAGCGCTTTCCTTTTTCAAATCAATTTAAATAGCTACCATGGTACAAAAATCTAGAGAACGTTTTGTTTTCAAGAAATTATAAAACTGGGCTGTGCGCTCAAAACATCTTTAATGCAGGTTAGAtttaaaaagcagcactttAGCATAGCTACTCAGTTcagcttccagaaaaaaaaaaaaaaaatctggatctTAAAAGCTATCCCTTTACTTCAAAAAGATTCTACCAAGACATGTGGCAAAGAGACCTGCTCATGTGTGCAAGTGTGTCCACAGTCTGGTCCTTCTTTTTGAGGAAGCAATTGTCCCACTGCCACTTCTGTAAAATGAAAcccataattaaaaaaaaaaaaaagtgtttctcaGGACGAAATGGAAACCCATATGCATATCCATCATATCCATTACATACCAAACATTATATTTTGTAATAGGGgatatttttttgtctcttttataTCTATGCTGTGCTGTCTTACATATTTTAGAAGGAGCAAAGTGTCACTGGTTGCCAGTTCTTCTTTACCCTCCTCAGGACTGGTTGGTGGCTGATTGGTGGTGTGGGTTGTGAAGCTTCAGTaggaaaccaaaccaaagtAACAGCAATCCTAAAAGCTAAAACATCCCCTGTCAGATTTTAACTTCTTCACCTCTCAAACCCAGTTTAAGTGTTTGCCATAtgagggaagaggggaaaaaaaccttacCACCTTATAGAATCTGCTACACACATCTGCATAGGAGTTGAGCTTTGAGGAGGAAAAGGCTGCTTCTGTTATTGGTATGCTAACATATTATCAAGCAACTTTTATCTTCTTTCACTTATCCTGTGTGGGGTGGGTCCTTGCAGCTATAGTGTGATCAGGTTATTTTTCAGAAGTCTGTTCAACTGTGATTAGGCAAGTTCATGGGCTGGCTAAATTTGAGTTCTTACATAACTGAAGggtagaaaaaaacccaaagtatTAAGCAATGGACGTGTTTGCAAGGAAGAGAATGATAGAATGATTGCTTCTGTTACTGAAAGTCATTTTTAAGTGTCTCAACTCACAATGCAtcttaaaaatagttttaaaaggTATCAGGTTGGTTTTTAActaattctcattttttcccctacagCAACAGCTCTAAGTCAGGAGAGAAGGTCCACCACtaccttttctttctgctctctttCCCTGTGCCACCAATCAAACTAAAGATTTGAATACTAGTTTTGCATATCTACTAGTGAAATCATCAAGGTCTCTCAGAACTGCcagaataattttgattttttttttaactagagAATCATCTTAGAATGCATGAAACTcatttttctttggatttttagggaaaaaacaaTAGTCTATCTCAATATGCAACACATTTCATTTACCATGGCAACAAATATTGGGACGCCTTTTTTTTCTAGTCCTTGTTTAATCTCCTTTTACTGACTCATAATTTAGCAACTTTTAAACTGAACTTTGACAATGCAAAACATTATTCAGAGCTGCAGATTCAATGTACAACACTCTGCACTTTCAATTTTTGTTATTAAATCTTTTATTCCATTTGTAGATGCAAAAAAGGAACCAGCACAAAAAATATGTACATATTTTTTATCAAAAACATTGGCAAGTGCTAGGAATATGCATGTGAAAGGAAATACAGTATTTCATTCTTCATTGATTTATCCCCACATGCTGACTCTTGGAGGAATGCACAGCTCCACTGACTTGATGGCAGTACCTACAGAGAAAACAACTTTGTCTTCTTCAGTAGCACCAAAGCCACTGCCTGTGGTCCCAGCTCATCACCCTCCTTTCTCCCACTTCAAGTTTGAACACCTCACTGGAGTCATCCTTAGACAAGCATAACACTGATATCACCAGTACACCACTGAATATCAAAATATCTTATATTTAGGAGATCAGTGTTACTCACTCTTCCCTTCTATCAGAGACTGGGGCTACAGCAAAAGGGACAATCACTTTCTGAGAAAAGTTATCCCTTTAGTTtctatttgtttaaaaaattctgtctgGCTAAAATTGTTTCCCAGTAAGATATGAAAGCTTGGAAGCTggatttattttgctgttttgttaTATTATTACAAATAATaagaaatgtttgggttttttttttttccacacataAAATCAGGGTGCAAAAGGTAAGAAGGGAGAAGTTTCACTGCAACTGGTACAGGAAGGTGTACATCTATGCACATCTGAGGAAAACTcccaaatacaaaatatttgaaatgttgaaatatatttattaaaattggTACAAATAGGAccatcagttaaaaaaaaaaatctgaaaaaatgtCCTGCATTTTTTCAAAGGACAGCAATAGATCACAGTGTATCAGGAAGCCACCTAGAAATACAGTTGGAAAACCTCCAGAAGCAGGAGTTGTGATCAATCACCAGACTCTATGAATATGCTCCACTGACAATGCTCAGTGCTTACCAGGACTGCAcagtttttcatttccttgcaaTACTCCAAACCTACTGGTTTGCCCTTGTGTAAGGGCAGACTCCCACAAGAGGAGAGTTTCCTTTGTAGCTTGAAAAGAGCACTGAAATGGCAtgaaactgttttcttttttcttcaagtgTACTGAAGAAATAGTTCTGTTTACTTTCCCAGGTGGAGATTTCCCAACAATTAGAGAAAAGTCAAAATTTTTGTACACAAGTAAAATTGCATATTACAAAAATTTAATCCTTCATCTTATTTAAAAACCCATATTTGGTCAAtgcttataaaaaataaaagtgtacTGACAGGCCAGTCATTCCACTAAAACTGCTTCTATGTATGTGCCAGTACAGGAGACCCTAAAATGCTTtctcagccccacagctgtTGTCTTCTTATACGTGTTTCTGCAGAAGGCCACTCCATATTTCTCCTCTGGCTGCAGTGTTAATTGGCAGAAAATTGCATCAGAACATAAAAGCATGGCAGGTTTGAAAACGAGAGTCAAGAGTGCCTCAAGTTAAAAAGTGAGTGAGATGTCTCAGTGTTGCAGTGCTTTTAGCCACCCTGAGATAGCTGGATactcaaaatggaaaaaagcagTCACTTGCACATAAATAGGACAAAATGTGCATATTATCATTTGAGGTGCAGCCACTTCTGTTAAAATTCCAGACAGCTGAAAATCAAGTCGAAAGAGAAACTAGTTCTGTGTCCTGCTCTTGCTCCAGGCTCAGTATTTTGTCAAATTTGTATCAAGGCTCCAAAGTAGTTAAAACTGAAACCTCCTGATTCTGTGGTATACTGTGTTGCCCCAGGCAATAAGGCTTCACTGCCTGCAGCCTCACTTCAACAAATAAGAATAAAGTTACTTCTTAAAAGTATTCATCTTCCCTAGGATAAGTTATTCATTCTTTCTTGGCTATATGAAACGAGTATCACTGTAGAGATATTGCACCTCTAGTTACAGTAACAGGATCTTtcaataaaaattacattaaaaatagttttatcaATATCTCTATCGAGTTCATAAATACAAACAACCTTCAGCACATTTAGTAAACAGGCAATGAACAAAACCAACTGCAAAATATCCCCCCTATTTCTAGGGCTCGTCATTACAGAAAAGTCTGTGGAAAGAACACCTGATTTTGAAGACATTCAAGTCAGTCTGTGATAGCTCCAGTGGGACCATCACCTTCTGCAACAAGATATGCAACAGCAGAGGATTGTTCTGAGGGGATGTTTTCTCCTGTATTCCAAAGCTTTTTTCACTTGGTCTTTAGCATCTCCTACATAGTCCTCAACATTTTGCATATTTATCTCAATAACATCAAAGGTGTCTGCCTGTTCCTCCACTAGCAGAGCCACCTGCAGAAAGAGCTCATGAACTTCCTTAATGCGACCTTCCAGCTTCACCAGCTCCTTGTGCCGCGTCTCTATCTCATTCAAGGCTGCACGAGCTCCCTTAACATCCGACAAGAGATTCTCTGAGAAGACATCCCATTTGCCTTGCTCAATCATCTCCTCAATCTGGTGACCAGAAACGTCTTTGCCCATGATCTCCAGCTGCCGCTGAATTCGAATCTTGCAGTTCTCCCGCTGGTTCATTTCTGCTGCATTGTAATCAAACATAGCGTCCTGAAATGTGTGCATGAGGTCAACGTAGTGGTTCTTTGCCACCCTGGCAATGACAGACATAGCTCCGTATTTTGTTATTGCATCTTCACAGAAATCTCTCATTACCTGCAGTTTCCTGTGGATGCTTTCTCCACGGCTCTTAATGTCTCTGGCAATACAATTAGTATCTCGTTTGATGCTACTAAGACGGCGCATGGAAGTGAGGAAGCGGGTGTTTTGCTTTCTGAGACGGTTGACATCCGCTTTCAGGTGGTCATTTTCTGCCCGGATGCTCTGAATGTCCTTATGAAGGATTTCCAAGGCATAATCTGTCTCATAAAGGAGAATATCCTGGGGCGAATTTTCATCATCATCACTATCAGAAAACTGTTGGTTGTGTAACCTGGCAAATTCACGCAGCTCACTTAAACGGTCTTTCATCCTGCCTGTAAAACAGGAACAGGAGGAATGAGTTTGAAGTAACTAAAATATTAGTTAAAAGAGTTGAAAATTTCTAACTAATAGCTACATCCTGGTGATAACTAAATCATAGAT
Coding sequences within it:
- the STX11 gene encoding syntaxin-11; this encodes MKDRLSELREFARLHNQQFSDSDDDENSPQDILLYETDYALEILHKDIQSIRAENDHLKADVNRLRKQNTRFLTSMRRLSSIKRDTNCIARDIKSRGESIHRKLQVMRDFCEDAITKYGAMSVIARVAKNHYVDLMHTFQDAMFDYNAAEMNQRENCKIRIQRQLEIMGKDVSGHQIEEMIEQGKWDVFSENLLSDVKGARAALNEIETRHKELVKLEGRIKEVHELFLQVALLVEEQADTFDVIEINMQNVEDYVGDAKDQVKKALEYRRKHPLRTILCCCISCCRR